Within the Maribacter sp. BPC-D8 genome, the region CACAACCTAGGCGAAGGTTTAGTCCATTTTGTTTCAGTTTGGGGAAATGGTGATCCTGATGATGAATTAGACCCAGGAAATTTTGAATACAACTTCATCAAATTTAAACGTGACGGAAATAAATATGTTTTCAATGGAAAATTAGACGGTATTGAAACATTCGATAAGGTTGAAGAATGGTATAATGAAGCGCTTAAGGAATTTCAGGAAAATAAAGAGGATTATTTAAAAACCCGAGAAAGTAAAGAAGTTGAAGAAAGTGCTTTATATAAAAGCCTTCAAAAAAGAAACGCGATTAATTTTGACTATTATCACTATTCGAAAGGGCTTTTTAACTACTGGATAACTAGAGATAAGTTTTTAGAAACTGAAAAATTTATTCAAGGCGGATTTTATTCTGATGCAAATAGCGGTCATGAGAGAGAAATATTTGAACAAATTGGAGGTGAAATTGACTACGACGAATTTGAATATTTTTTAGAACTATTAGAGAATATTAACGAAGTCAAAGAAGATAAAAAATTTATCGGTTCTGTAACGGGATACAATTATATAGGTTTTGGAGAAGATAGAATTCACTTATTTATAGATGATAAAAAAAATGAAGTTTTAGTATATGCTGACTGGAGCTAAATAAACAAACATAAAACGTTATGCCATTTCCTGTAGAAGAAAAATATATTGTCGAAACAGAATCTGAATTGAATGTAAAATTTCCATCCGACTTTAAAAATCGAATGATAACATCTAATGGTGGAGAAATAGACTCAGATGATTATTTCTTTCAGCTCCATCCCTTTTTTGACAAATCTGATAAAAAGCGAATAAGCCGAACATGTAACCATATTGCACTTGAAACCAAAAATGCACAGGAATGGAAAGATTTTCCTGAGAACGCAATTGTAATTGGAGATGGTGGCTCTGGAGATCTACTATTTTTACAGCATAACGGAAACGGAATTCTATCTGATGAAATTTATTTATGGGATCACGGAGAAATTGAAAAAATAGCAGAATCTATTGAAGAACTAGATGAATAGGCTACTCATTAATTTAAATACAACAACTTAAATAAATTACCTTTTTCAATTATTAAAAATACGCTCTCGAACTATAGATAGAGAAAGTTAGGACCATTTTACAATAAATAACCATGACTATATTTTCTTATCATCTTGTCAAAATACCATTTGCTTTGGCAATAAAGGGTTTATTCATTAACCCCATTGATAAGGAAACAAAAGGTCTTGTTCATGCTGAATATATGTCGGCAATGACCTTAGGCTCTCCTATTATATCCACTTCTCGATTTCTAATAAACCAGGTTGCTATTTTTGTACAGTGGGAAAATGAAGAGGCGCTTGAGAACTATCTTAAATATGAAAAATTCGGTAACATTTTAAACAAAGGATGGCACGTTCGTTTATTATTCATGCGAGAGTGGGGAAAAATCACCGGATTCAAAATTCCACAAGAAAAAGCGACATTAGAAAACGAATCATCTGCTGTAGTTGCTGTTACCATTGCTAGAATGAAACCCTTGGCAATACCAAGGTTCTTAAAATGGGGAAGACCTGTGGAAAAACTGGTGAGAGACCACCAAGGCACTATATTTTCATTGGCTTCAATTAAATTACCAAATACAGTATCTACTTTTTCTATTTGGAAAACAGAAAAAGAAATGACTAGTATGGTTCATGGTCATAGCGATATGCCTAAACCAAAAAGACATTCAGATGCTATGAAAGAAAGAGATAGAAAAGACTTCCATTTCGAGTTTACGACCTTACGTTTTAAGCCTATTTCTGAATTTGGCATGTGGAAAGGACAACAAAACTTTATTCCAACTGAGCAATTAAATAAACCTAGTTAAATGGAATTTGCGCCTTTAAAACAAAACCTTCAAGATTGGATAACGCAGCAATGGGTAATTCTATTCGGTAAAAAAATCAATGCTGCCGAAAACGAATGGCTACTTGGTCCATTTGGAGAAACAACCGGTATTGGTGTAAAATTTATTCAGCAACTAGCAAAAAATGAAAACTTACTACTAGATAATGTACAAGTCGACAAAGGCTTATTACAGTCTATTAGCCAATTAGATTTACCAGCACAAGAACTTAATAAGTTATCTAAAGACGTCATTGACTTTTACGAGAACACAAGCAATTATGATTTTGATCTAGGGGTAAAATGGAATCCTGTATTTAAGATGTTTGGAGGGTTATTAAAAATCTTATTTAGTAATCGTATTCAGCAATTAAATATACCCATGGGCGCCGATAAAGACTCCGAAGCTTTACAGAGTGAAATTATTCATTTAATAGATGAAAAAACAAAACTAGTTAAGCGAACGATATGGCTCAGGACTTTCAAGAAATCTGGTCAAGTAGTGTATTCTGGTGTCTATGAACCTTGTATCCTACCGAATGGTACTAGTTGTATAAAAGCGATTTTCCCTTTGCCTAATGGAAGTGCAACGGTTATATTAAACCCGACAGTAGGTGCAAATGGTGAACTTATTTTAAACTCATCAGGCAAAAAAATTGGAGATAGCGGATTTTACTTTTTACTACATGATTCTAAAGGAAATTTATGGACAAAGTTTATTAAATCATTTAGAGATAAGCTTGTAGTAAGTTCTGAAAATGAAAAAATAACAGCAATACAAACTTTGACTTTGTGGAATCTAAGAGTGTTACAATTTACCTATAACATTAAAAAATTCATATAAAATACATTACTACTGCTATTTCAAATGGCTACAATTTCATTCATCAAAAATCGTATTTTTTTTTCGGCAGAAGGTTAATACTAAGCTTATGTTAATTCGTTCAATTTAGAAAAACCTCTTCACCGAGGGTATCAAATAAAATTCAGTTATTTGCGGTAAAGAATATTCATGAAATTGAAGATTGATAAGTTTGTCTTTTTTATAATTATTGCCATAGTATTAGCATACTTATTTCCACAGTGGGGAACACAAGAAAATAAACTTCCGATAAACGCAATTAGTAGTATAGGTATTTCACTAATTTTCTTTTTTTACGGACTCAAGTTAAGTCCCGAGAAATTAAAACAAGGACTCAAAAACTGGAAATTACATCTATTGGTGCAGGGAGCTACTTTTCTACTTTTCCCTTTATTGGTTTTACTGTTGCATCCATTAATTCAAAATGAAGAACAAGAAAACATTTGGTTGGGTTTCTTTTTTTTAGCTGCATTACCATCTACAGTTTCATCTTCAGTTCTTATGGTCTCGCTGGCAAAGGGGAATATACCAGCAGCAATTTTCAACGCCAGTATTTCTGGTATTATAGGTATTGCCCTTACCCCATTATGGATGGGACTATTTGTAAGTGATTTACAAACAGATTTCGATTTTACAGAAATTTACATTAAACTAATTGTACAAATAATAATACCAGTAATAATAGGGCTTCTTTTACATCGCTTTTTTGGTTCTTTTGTACAGAAACATAATAGCAAAATAACACTGTTCGATAAATCGATAATTCTATTGATTATCTATAAAAGCTTTAGTGAGTCTTTTGAAAAGAATATTTTTAGTGCTGTCTCTATATTAGATTTACTTCTCATTTTAATAGGTGTCATATTCTTGTTTTCAATTGTATTCTATCTCACCAAATTAATATCAAAAAGACTACATCTTAATAAAGAGGACCAAATTACCGCCCAATTTTGCGGCACTAAAAAATCGTTGGTACACGGTACCGTTTTTTCTAAAATACTATTTGGCAATATGGCATCTATTGGTATTATCTTATTACCGCTCATGTTGTTTCATGCCATACAAATATTAATAATCAGTGTAGTTGCTGCAAAATTATCGGTTCGGAAATAAGAGGAACTTTAGAAGTTCAATTAATTTTACTTCCCTTTTTTAATTATAAAAACAATATGTCAGTTTATCAGAAAGTTGAGGCGTTAGCATCAAAAGTATTTAAGAAAAATACCATATTTAGATATGGCTTCAATCTATCGCCTATGTACAAAAGAAGCACTGCAAAATTAATTGAGGTGTCTGAAGATCTATTGCATGTAAAAATAATAGTACCAATAAGCTACAAGAACAAGAATTACGTCAACTCCATTTTTGGCGGTAGTATGTTCTCAGCGGTGGACCCCATACCTATGATTCAGCTATTAACCATTATGGGAAACGACTATGTAGTTTGGGATAAATCTGCCGAAATATTCTTTAAAAAACCAGCAAAAGAAAACTTATACGCAGACTTCGATTTTTCTGAGAAAGAGCTTGTAGAAATTAGAGCGCAAGTAGCCGAAAAGAAAGAAATTGATATTATTAAAACCACTCAGCTTACCAATAAAGAGAAAACCCAAGTTTTTTGCGAGGTCAGAAAAACAATTTATATAGCTGACAAAGACTATTTTAAACAAAAGCGGAAGAAAAAACAAGTGGCTAGTACTTAGTTGGTTGTTGGCTGTTGGCTGTTGGCTGTTGGCTGTTGGCTGTTGGTTAAGAAATTAAAAAAAAATGAACTTACGCTTTAGTAATTATAAACAACTGAAATCGAGTTGTATAAATCTTATAAATTCTTAAAATTTCAGTTGAATTTTTAATGCAATAAATGTTCAATGGCTATGAGTATTCGAAGAAATAGTATCTTTATTTTTTACACCCTTTTACTCAACTATTAAATAACGAAAGAGGGTTATAAATCTACTAATAATATAAAATAGTATACAAACATGAAAAATTTATTCTTCCTATTAGCAATGACAATAAGCTTTATTAGCTACGGACAAACAATTACAGGTCAATGGGAAACCTTCGATGAGGAAACAAACGAGAAAAAAGCACTCATTGAAATCTATAAAACGAACGATACCTATTTCGCCAAAATAGTGAATAGCTATAAAAGTGATGCAGACAAAGTTTGCGATAACTGTAAAGGTTCAAAAAAAGGACAAAAAATAAGAGGTCTAGTAATCATAGAAGATATTAAGAAAGATGGTGATGAATATAACGACGGTACTATTTTAGATCCAGAAAACGGTAAAGAGTATAAGTGCTATTTAGAACTAGAAGAACCTAACAAATTGAAAGTGAGAGGTTATTTAGGTTTTTCGTTATTAGGAAGAACTCAATATTGGATCAGAAAGCAATAAATAATTAGATGCAAACGATACTTGGGGCTAACGGTCAAATCGCTATAGAATTAGCGAAAGAGTTGAAAAAAAAGTACACTTCTGACATCAGACTCGTTAGTCGAAATCCGAAAAAAGTAAACGATACCGACACGCTTTTTTCTGCTAATTTATTAGATAAGCAAAAAACCGAAGAAGCTGTAAAAGGGAGTGAAATTGCTTACCTAACTGTTGGTCTACCGATGAACACTAAAATGTGGGTTGACCAATTTCCCATAATGATGCATAATGTCATCGATGCATGCAAAAAGCACCATACAAAATTGGTGTTCTTTGACAATACTTATATGTATGCGCAAAACGATAATCCGTTAACTGAAGAAAGCGGATTTGCACCTGTGGGACAAAAAGGAAAAGTAAGAGCAGAAATTACTACCATGCTTTTAGATGAAATGGCTGCAAATAATTTAGAAGCAGTTATTTGTAGAGCACCAGAATTTTATGGTCCTGATAAAACGCAGAGTATTACCAACGCCATCATTTTTGATAATATAAAGCAAGGCAAAAAATTAAAAGTATTTATTAGCGACGCTACCTTAAGAACATTAATATGGACACCAGATGCCAGTAAGGCAATGGCTTTAATTGGTAACACACCAGACACCTATAATCAAACCTGGCACTTACCCTGCGATGATTCACGGCTTACCTATAAACAGTTTATCGCTTTAACTTCTGATGTATATGGCAAATCATTTACCTATGCTGTAGTACCCAAAATCGCTTTTAAAATAGGTGGTATTTTCAAAACACAAATGAAAGAATTACAAGAATTGCTACCAAGATATAAGAGTAATAACATATTCGTTTCAACCAAGTTTAAAAATAGATTTCCAGATTTTTTGGTAACCACGTATCTAGAAGGTATTGAGCAAATTAAAAATGAGCACTAACCTACTGAACTAAAAAACGACAAAATAATACTAGGTAAGTAATTGGTCAAAAGCAAATTATAAGTAGTTTAGAAATAAATCAATCAGCAGTATTCTATTTTAAAAACCACCATTTAAAATGCAAGACGAACACTTCCTTAAAAATATATTCTCCCCTACTACTTTTTCAGAAAGCGAATTGGAAATCATTATTCCTAAATTCAAAAAAGTAAGCTTTTCTAAAACCGAATATCTTTTGAAAGAAGGCAAAACTGAAAACCACTATTGGTTTATAGAAAGCGGTTTCGCCCGGTCGTTTGTTAATGACACCAAGGGCAACGATATTACTACAGACTTTTATGGGCAAGGGGAAATCGCTATAGATTGGTCTTCCTTTTTTCTTCGCAACCCTACAAGAGAGAACATTCAGGCATTAACTGATATTGTTTGCTGGCAATTAGACTTTGATACGTTTCAAGAGCTATTTCATAGTATTGAACCTTTTAGAGAACAAGGTCGTAAAAAATTGGTCAGCAGTTATTTTGCACTTAAAAATCAGCGGGTATCGTTCATTGCAGATGAAGCAAAAGAACGCTATCTACAGCTAGTTCAAGAGAAACCTCACATTTTTAAGAATGTTTCGTTACAACATATTGCCACGTATTTAGGTATTACGAAGTATTCGTTAAGCCGCATTCGTAAAGAAATTACATCGTAAAGTCCGTTTTTGCCATAGGGCAACTTTTTAGTGGAAAGTGCCACATATATTTGTCTTATAGCCACGGCTGTTCAATAGGCAAATAATATAAAACCACTTTATGAAAACCATATTCAATAAGAACACTAACAGCGAATTAATTGAGCGAATTCAAACATTAAAAGCATCTGACAATGCGCAATGGGGAAAAATGGATTCATATCAAATGCTAAAACATTGCACGTTGGGCGAAGAACTGTTTCAAGGCAAAAAGGAGTATAAAAGGCTATTCATTGGCAGGTTGTTTGGCAGAATGGCGTTGAAGGGAATCATGAAAAATGAACTTCCGATGAAAAAGAATCAACCTACGCATCCGGAATTTAAAATATCTGGAACGGGAGATTTCAACATTGAAAAGGAAAAATGGATTGGTTTACTAAATGTTTATAACGGTTTTTCAAACTCCAATTTCATTCATCCGTTCTTCGGAAAAATGACCAATGAAGAAATTGGCATATTTGTATACAAACATACCGATCATCATTTAAGACAATTTGGTAGATAATAGCGTATGATGCTAGAAGCAATATTCTTACTCATTACCCTTTTGACCTTGTTCTTATTTTATAAGGGAACAGGTAAAAACATACGAGTCGTTATTATATTTTTTATTTGGCAAATCGTAACAGGATTTTTAGCATTTTATGAAGTCTTTAAAGAAAAGCCCCTATTATTCCCATTAGTAATTGTCGCTACTACCCTACTATCCATTTTAGGGTTCAAGATGATTTCAATTAAAGAGCTAAACACGCGCTATTTAATAGGAATACATATTGTTAGAATCCCAGTAGAATTATGTTTGTATCAACTTTTTATTGAAGGTCAAATTCCCGAAATAATGACTTTTACAGGATGGAATTTTGATATTTTAATTGGGATATCTGCCGTTGTTATTCTAAATTATCAACTCGTAAAAAAGAAGAACTTAGCACGGAAGATTTTTTTTCTATGGAATGTTATCGGACTATTATTACTTTCAGTCATAGTTATAATTGCCATATTATCTTCTCCGCTACCCATTCAGCAATTCGCTTTTGACCAGCCAAATTTGGCTCTTTTAGAATTTCCTTTTAGTTTCTTGCCCACCTGTATAGTGCCCA harbors:
- a CDS encoding DUF1569 domain-containing protein; protein product: MKTIFNKNTNSELIERIQTLKASDNAQWGKMDSYQMLKHCTLGEELFQGKKEYKRLFIGRLFGRMALKGIMKNELPMKKNQPTHPEFKISGTGDFNIEKEKWIGLLNVYNGFSNSNFIHPFFGKMTNEEIGIFVYKHTDHHLRQFGR
- a CDS encoding bile acid:sodium symporter family protein; this encodes MKLKIDKFVFFIIIAIVLAYLFPQWGTQENKLPINAISSIGISLIFFFYGLKLSPEKLKQGLKNWKLHLLVQGATFLLFPLLVLLLHPLIQNEEQENIWLGFFFLAALPSTVSSSVLMVSLAKGNIPAAIFNASISGIIGIALTPLWMGLFVSDLQTDFDFTEIYIKLIVQIIIPVIIGLLLHRFFGSFVQKHNSKITLFDKSIILLIIYKSFSESFEKNIFSAVSILDLLLILIGVIFLFSIVFYLTKLISKRLHLNKEDQITAQFCGTKKSLVHGTVFSKILFGNMASIGIILLPLMLFHAIQILIISVVAAKLSVRK
- a CDS encoding NAD-dependent epimerase/dehydratase family protein: MQTILGANGQIAIELAKELKKKYTSDIRLVSRNPKKVNDTDTLFSANLLDKQKTEEAVKGSEIAYLTVGLPMNTKMWVDQFPIMMHNVIDACKKHHTKLVFFDNTYMYAQNDNPLTEESGFAPVGQKGKVRAEITTMLLDEMAANNLEAVICRAPEFYGPDKTQSITNAIIFDNIKQGKKLKVFISDATLRTLIWTPDASKAMALIGNTPDTYNQTWHLPCDDSRLTYKQFIALTSDVYGKSFTYAVVPKIAFKIGGIFKTQMKELQELLPRYKSNNIFVSTKFKNRFPDFLVTTYLEGIEQIKNEH
- a CDS encoding Crp/Fnr family transcriptional regulator; amino-acid sequence: MQDEHFLKNIFSPTTFSESELEIIIPKFKKVSFSKTEYLLKEGKTENHYWFIESGFARSFVNDTKGNDITTDFYGQGEIAIDWSSFFLRNPTRENIQALTDIVCWQLDFDTFQELFHSIEPFREQGRKKLVSSYFALKNQRVSFIADEAKERYLQLVQEKPHIFKNVSLQHIATYLGITKYSLSRIRKEITS
- a CDS encoding PaaI family thioesterase, producing MSVYQKVEALASKVFKKNTIFRYGFNLSPMYKRSTAKLIEVSEDLLHVKIIVPISYKNKNYVNSIFGGSMFSAVDPIPMIQLLTIMGNDYVVWDKSAEIFFKKPAKENLYADFDFSEKELVEIRAQVAEKKEIDIIKTTQLTNKEKTQVFCEVRKTIYIADKDYFKQKRKKKQVAST
- a CDS encoding SMI1/KNR4 family protein encodes the protein MPFPVEEKYIVETESELNVKFPSDFKNRMITSNGGEIDSDDYFFQLHPFFDKSDKKRISRTCNHIALETKNAQEWKDFPENAIVIGDGGSGDLLFLQHNGNGILSDEIYLWDHGEIEKIAESIEELDE
- a CDS encoding DUF2147 domain-containing protein gives rise to the protein MKNLFFLLAMTISFISYGQTITGQWETFDEETNEKKALIEIYKTNDTYFAKIVNSYKSDADKVCDNCKGSKKGQKIRGLVIIEDIKKDGDEYNDGTILDPENGKEYKCYLELEEPNKLKVRGYLGFSLLGRTQYWIRKQ